A single window of Mesotoga infera DNA harbors:
- a CDS encoding carbohydrate ABC transporter permease: protein MTVKAKTKTNIKKAVSLAILALLASLAFIPLYWMVATSFTQPSLTMKFPPDIIPKNPTLQNFKDLFERKIIFRWTLNSFIVAGTVTLAQIFVCAMAGYALAKKKFPGSKAIFSIYIASMMIPTQVTLVPLYILVSKLGMVDTYQALILPAIAAPFGVFLMRQFMVSLPTEIIEAARIDGASEFRTFAKIIIPISKPALAVLGIFTFMGQWNSFLWPLIVTNTSEMRTLQAGLSLLQEQVPMQYSYLMASATYSAIPMIIVFLAFQKYFLKGITVGAIK, encoded by the coding sequence TTGACTGTGAAAGCGAAGACTAAGACTAATATAAAGAAGGCAGTTTCGCTGGCCATTCTGGCTTTGCTCGCATCTCTCGCCTTTATTCCACTCTACTGGATGGTTGCGACCTCTTTTACGCAACCTTCATTGACTATGAAGTTTCCGCCAGACATCATCCCGAAGAATCCCACACTTCAGAATTTCAAGGATCTCTTTGAGAGGAAGATAATCTTCAGATGGACTCTGAACAGCTTCATAGTTGCAGGGACCGTTACTCTTGCACAGATATTCGTCTGCGCTATGGCCGGTTATGCTCTGGCAAAGAAGAAATTCCCCGGCAGCAAAGCGATCTTTTCTATCTATATAGCATCCATGATGATCCCGACACAGGTCACGCTCGTTCCTCTGTACATCCTGGTCTCAAAGTTGGGCATGGTAGACACTTATCAGGCGCTGATTTTGCCTGCTATTGCCGCCCCCTTCGGAGTATTTCTGATGAGGCAGTTCATGGTATCCCTTCCCACAGAGATTATTGAGGCCGCCAGAATAGATGGTGCGAGCGAATTCAGAACTTTTGCGAAGATTATTATTCCAATTTCGAAACCGGCTTTGGCAGTCCTCGGAATATTCACGTTCATGGGTCAGTGGAACAGCTTTCTCTGGCCATTGATTGTTACAAACACTTCAGAAATGAGAACTCTCCAGGCAGGACTCTCGCTTCTTCAGGAACAAGTGCCGATGCAGTACTCCTATCTGATGGCAAGCGCTACGTACTCGGCAATTCCAATGATCATTGTCTTCCTTGCTTTCCAGAAATACTTCCTGAAAGGTATTACAGTCGGAGCAATCAAATAA